In Sebastes fasciatus isolate fSebFas1 chromosome 8, fSebFas1.pri, whole genome shotgun sequence, the DNA window TGTTAGACATGGTTTCTATGTGCTTGCAGTTTCCGCGGAGGGTTGGATGTGACTCACGGCCAGACTGGCACTGAATCCGTCTACTGCAACTACCgcaacaaagaggtcatgttcCATGTGTCCACGAAGCTGCCTTTCACGGACGGGGACACCCAGCAGGTACTGTAATACAATACCAGACTAACCCACCTTTCATGATTCACTGCGAGCAGTCAGACAGGTTCCCTCTGGTTATTGTAGTGCCATATTTTGCATGTTCCTCCCTGTTGTGCCAAACACCTGCAGcatatttgcaaaaaaaaacatggtagTAAACACAAATCACTTTAAAATTATGCtttagtgtgtgtgcatatgtgagAACCCTCACAGTGAATTAAAGCACATTGCTCACACGGCCAAGTCCTCCTCCTTCTACACCTCatatattcacacaaacactgatTCATTAACACACGCTCTCACACCATTTGCTGTCTTGGTTTGTATAAACACAGATGAGGCCAAGTCTATATGTTCAGCAGTAGTCAGGCATTGTCTCTTTTGAGCCAATCGGTGCTTGTACATGCCGTCATCAGGAGAATCAGCAACCCCTGGTGGTGTTTCACAAATTCACAtgcatgcagttatgcaagagGGAGAAGGAAAAATGCGGAGTAAGCACTTCTTTGTAATTATTTATAATGCCTGTAGTCTGTATGCTGCACATATCAGGGTTGGGTTATACAATAAGGAAAACAATTGTCATTTAATCTTCTTTATTAAACACAAATACTGTATACTTATTATCTTTTCCTCAGTAGTTTCACACATGTATATGTTTCATACACATATTAGCTGTGTTTAGTTGACAATATGCCTGTTAGCTTTGTGTTGTCATTGGTGTTCAAAAAGTATTCTTTTAGTAGCGTCCAAGCTGCTGGAACAGCCTTCCAGAGGATCTGAGAAGcgtaaactaaaaacccatctataTAGTCTGGCTTTCATGTAGTGTTTTACAATTTTagtggttttattatttatactattttttaatctattttactCGTTTCTTTTATCAATATTTCACCACTTTGAGTAACTGTTGATCATGATGACATTTGTCAATTTATTTGCCAATCACTTGTAAAGTATGTTTGATTTGTtctaaaggtgctatataaataaagtttgatttattGACTGAATTAGACTGGGCTTCATCAACAATTAGTAGGAATGGCAACAAAATTGTCTCTTACTTATTGTCTTCCAAATTCAATTCCAGGGAGCATTAAagcaacagtgtgtaacatttttggggatcaattagcagaaatggaatatagtattcataactatgttttcattagtgtataatcacctgaaactgagaatcgttgtgtttttgttagcttagaatgagcccttcatatctacatatggagcaggtcctcttcacagagtccgtcatgttgcatcgccatgtttctacagtagcccagaacggacaaaccaaactctggctctagagagagccttttgtgtttttatgttacctgaaggccaccgtcgTTCTCCAACGCGcttgtgagccgcagagtgtaaaactgtggtatcaccagccgccgtctgactttggttgctcctaaaatagtattactatggtaaggatggcctctgagcgaggcgaacgaaGTTACCAAGGTTTTGCACTCAGTgcctcacattaccgcagtcttgcaaagggaggagtgagcggagggtaCTCCCTTTAAAACTGTTCTCATAATTTTGCCTTTCTGAAAACCGCAGATAACAAATAACATTCATACATATCATCCAATGCTTTATCTCATCCTACAATAACTTGCATTCATTTACCTCTAAATTAATTTGCCATATGTGGCCGGTGTGTTACAGTTGCAGAGAAAGAGGCACATAGGGAACGACATCGTGGCCATCTTATTCCAAGAGGAAAACACTCCCTTTGTACCTGACATGATCGCCTCCAACTTCCTTCACGCCTACATTGTGGTCCAAGTGGTCAACCCCTGCACTGACAATGTTCTCTACAAGGTAACTTATCTCCATCACTATATGGGCTGACTTTGCCTCCTGTGGTAAACACTTGATCAAATGTACTCTTAATCCTTAGGTGTCAGTGACAGCGCGGGATGATGTACCTTTCTTTGGCCCGGCCCTCCCAAACCCCGCTGTCTTTAAAAAAGTAAGAGAAAGAACAACCTGAGAACTGCATCTCTGAGCCGGTGCATTTTCCTCCTCGTGGTCATCAATTAGCTTACAACATGACGTCttgtctcttttctcctctcttcccaGAGCCCTGAATTCCATGAATTCCTTTTTACTAAGCTCATCAATGCAGAGTACGCCTGCTACAAAGCTGAGAAATTTGCCAAATTAGAGGTGAGTTTGTTGCAAAGCATTTCAAACATTTGTGGCATTTTGAAAATATCCTGTTTAATTTCCCTCTTTttgcatttatgtgtgtgtgtgtgtgtgtgtgtgtgtaaggagcGAACGAGGTGCGCCTTGTTAGAGACCCTTTATGAGGAGCTCCATGTGAACAGCCAGGCCATGATGGGTATTGGAGGAGACGACGACAAGCTGGAAAACGGGAGTGCGGGAGGAGGGGGCTTCTTTGAGTCCTTCAAGGTAACTGGAGAGGCAGCAGCTGAGGCTGGGGCACCAAACTGACAGCTTCACTTCCTGCAACTCTCtgcttcaaaaacattttagttATGCTAGCATTGAGATAAAAACACTGTTATTTACATTGATGGcaattttaaaggtgctctatacaatattcagagcattatgtatagatatagaggagtaatgtctacctgagcagagagtgaagtcactctccctctgtttgtgttgtaatccgagcttctccatgCCATGTCAAAGCAGTAGTCTGGCATTTTGGGAATTAcgtatattgactttttttttgccgagggttagatgagaagattgataccactctcgtgTGTGTCTGCTAAATTCGAAGCTGTTAGCTTAACTTagcctagcataaagactggaaacagggggaaccAGCTAGCCTAGCTCAGCCAGACGATTTTTGAGACCAAAGAACCCACATTCGTAAGGTGGCGTAAGATATATGACTGGCCCCAGTGTGGTGGTTAGAAGTGCCCGGCCCTGCGCCGGTACCTTAGTTAGGCTAGCTCTTTCCACCTGTCACACAACAGGGGTGTTTTTTTCGTGCAATTAATTCacacatcaatatatttttttgaaactgttctttttgtcatgaatactttcacacagatgCAAATATTTCGTGGCGAAAAAGCTACGTacttttttttcggaacaaGGCTGATTTTTCtgagcaaaacaacaacactgaggctccgtagtctgaaccatgacggcaaactttattactttattacaccgtgacaaaggcagcgcagatcaGATCCTCTCcatctgttcttacctttcacaataaaagccttagaCATCTAAGATTCGTAGATGCATtcgcatttttgtgttgtttattcgtcatgcccccggtgtgtaaaggccttaactcTCGTCAAGAAAGCAAACATGCGCATTTCCCTAAATGTCGAACTATACCTTTAAGTGTCATTATAAGACTATGAGATCATTGTTACTGCACAGGAACCGTATAAAATTGACATCTACAATAATACAGTAACCAGTTTTTGTGCCAGCTGTCCGATGTTTCTTCCTTGAATGTAAAGTCTTCTCTCTGGCAGTCTCGAATGGTTGTTGTTCATGCAAGCTGTGGGCTGTAAGGGTTTATCAATCTCCCTCAATCTCTATTACAGTAATTTGACTGAGGAGAAGCTCTGCTGCTCTGTCCTGCTGGAACACACCACTCTTGGCTTCCCAGCTTTTCTTCCTCATGCCTTGCTGTTTCATGCTGCTGTGCTCTCCACATGCTCCAGTGTTCAGTCACTAGTCCCTTATTTATATGATTCTGTCATGTCTTTGTATGTCCTAATATCAAAGTGGATGGATAGATTTCTTTCACTATAAGATGCCTTCGCCTCTTCACTCTGTTCCATGTCTGCAAAAGAGGTGCGCTGGGCTTTAAAACCTCTCCTGGCTGTGTTTAAACTCAGTGTGGTCAGACATCTGTGAGCCACTTGGTGCTTCTACTTCCCCTCTCTTCTCTTACCACCTACCTAACATAATGACTCATTTGAACCCCCCTCCGGGCTTTAAAGCTTAGCCGTGCTCTCTGTCGCTTCCTTGTCTGTCAGGATTAGCATCAGGCCGGCGCTCTCCGCCTGTAGTGGTCAGCGTTCAGGGACAGCCCCGAGGCTCCTCTCGGCCCGTAACGTCGTACAGCGATGTTGGGGGGGTCACAGGGGTCGGCGCCATCTGAAtgtatctcctcctcctcgtctttctCCGTAGCGGGTGATGCGCAGCAGGAGCCAGTCTATGGACACCATGGGTCTTGCTTTGAAGAAGCAGCACACATTCTCCACTAGCTTCAGCAGCAGCTTTAACAACGAGCCCGCAGAGAGCCCCAAATTCCCAGGGATAGTAAGTACAGCCCCAATCCTCCTGGTCTTGAGCGAGGCTTGAGTCTCGCTCCCTCTGCCTCCCCCCCAGCAGTTCTACTACAGTTCATGCCCCCTTCCTCCCTCACTTGCCTGCTGCACTAACTTCTCACAGAGAAGGGCTCGAGTTGGTCTTTTTAAACTTGGCTCTCACATTGCAACGGTTGCACGTTGTCTGCCACCACGAGATGGAGTGACTGGACACTCGTAGACTTGAATGCTTCTGTAGGACACAAGGTGAATTTCTCCCCGGGGGGTCAAAGCCGCTTTTAATACGTAACTGTTTTTACCTGTGTCCTCATTATTTAAATCCCCATGCATCTGCATTGTTCTCACTTGAATTCTAATGAATGTGGGttgactgctgtttgtgtgtgtgtgtgtgtgtgtgtgtgtgtgtgtgtgtgtgtgtgtgcgtgtgtgtgtgtgtgtgtgtgtgtgtgtgtgtgtgtgagcgcgcGCATGCCAGCTATTTTTGATTGTGATATGAACAAATGATTATTTCTGTCATCAGGTGAAAACCTTGTTTCTCCAAATGGCAacttttttgtttatataaCTGGCTCTGTAAACACTGCAAAAAGTTGAGTGTTACACAATATTTTTTCAAGTCATAGAGGAGCTTTTCATCTTTCAGTTGAGAGTAAAACATGCACTTGCATATGGTTGCTTGTCTAATCTATATATGGTGAGAACCAGAGAGGCATAATTGACCTTTGACACACTTTACAGCAGAGCCAAAAGAAAAATGACCATACTCTGTCCCGACATTGTTTATTCAATTCAATCTTTAATATTAAAACGTCATAAACATGTGGATGACAATGTACTTAATGAACAATATTTTTACATTcattcaaaaatatattttccttttttcttaaagtaacagtgtgtaacatttcgggggatctattagcagaaatggaatataatattcatgactatgttgtcatttgtgtataatcacctgaaactgagaaccgtgttttcgttagcttagaatgagcccttcatatctacatagggagcgggtcctcttcatggagtacGCCATGTGTCTACAGTAGCCcataacggacaaaccaaacactggctctagagagagcctttcacgtttttaaggccaccgtagttctcaaaCACACCATAATGTCACTTAGGCCCTCTGGTTCTCACCCCtcaaatactgtatacatactgtatacatactgtatatatactgtatatatactgtatatatactgtataaatactgtatacatactgtatacatactgtatatatactgtatataaactgtatataaactgtatattttGGGCGGCTAAgggtttgttattttttaatggAAATTCTCTGATTTGTATGGAAGTAAAACTCTTTATGAAACAGACACCCATATTAATAACCTACTGTATTTCTAGATCACATTTAAGATCATAAGTAACTAACCATTATTATTAACCAACATGTTatattaatgaatataactcaaGCTTGCTTTTTGCCCATGACTCTGTCTTGCTCTGAAAGTATAACATGTCTGCTGTTTTTTAATCTCTTCGTCCTCTTCCTTGCAGGCATATGGCTCACATAACTGACTCATCACTTCTCTCTCCCATTCAGCGTTGCAACCACGGAGCCAAAATGTCACTCTTTGTATAACACATgctttgtattttgtttatgaCTGATTGCATGTAATCtcatatatatttgtataaatctCATATTTTCTCTCCCCCCCTACCCCTCTAACCCTCCTCTcttatttttttcatctgtcctcatcacatttctctctctctctgtctctctctgtctctcctcttcctgtgtGGCTCAGTCATTGCTTGTCCCAGGCAAAAGTCCCAGTAAATATGGACGTCGAGGCAGTGCCATAGGGATAGGAACAGTAGAAGAGGTTCATGTCTAATTCTAACTACTCGTTTCTCCTCTTTGCTCCCTTTTGTTGTCTGCATGGCTCCACTGCATTAAACACTTTTCTCGTTACATTTCAGTGCTCTGTATTTAACATAgtgtgcattagtgtgtgtTACAGACAGGATTTATCGTATACAGAGCATTATCTCAATGTGTGATAAAACAAAAGCAGGTATAGATATTCTCCTTCACATTCtctcattaattaattggttTGTCAATTCCAATATTTGGGATTTTTACAAAGACTACCATCTAGAAATcgtttaaaggggaacaccaccgaAATTTAGAAattcaatatgttatttccgTGGCTTGATAAAGTTAATAAATATTAGTGAagatgagctactctctctctcaaagccagaaaccagagaagtaagtctcaaacttgtgatgtcatggggtttaaagtgtggaactgcgccatagttttcttttttatacccaaatgagctttattctattgtagtgttctcagttgtgaaacagaaaatgttccccttcccatatactcagaacagcCCACCTGGTTGCTCTCAGTTGGTGCCTAcaaatggggttgtgtttaccgtgttcacgagaagagtccatatgaacgcccccatAATGTGCTATTCATAACTtcataagtggaaagtttccaAAATCTCCAAGTTCAcaagttgtgatgtgtttgttgacattgtcagaaatggcgtaGGCCATGGAAGTAATTTTTTTGccgcataataagttaatatgtctgaggaaaatgttgatattaccaacggcctcatctttttcctctgtcattactttgcatttcctgcattatgttacccacttgctagcttgctaaattgttagcctctgtggcttctagacgccgacagtaacgttaatattgccgttgcttaacAGCGGTGTTCTCGCGACTtaaaccacttgaacgccaagcatattgtgtacacgacttcccatgttgtaaacacaagctcacattttcggatttgggagagagttgttcatgcgCACTAATAATTTTGGACTGTcgtagaccataggaataacatgtatgaattttgaaaatggcagtATTTCCCCTTTAAAGTAGTAAAAGATAAGCAGCTCAGTCATATGACTGTAGCAAATAGACAGTAAAAGTCACATCTGAAGGGTCCACCTTTGGCTCCTGAATGACTAATATTGTAGATTTTCTTCTATTCTCACTGTCTTATCTGCTCTGCTGCAATATATGTTCACCTTCTGTAGTCTTTTATCACCATTCTGTATTTTAATTCCAGTATctattttgtttaaaaatgatGAATATTAATGATTTAATGACCCCCTTAcagaaatattatttaaaaaaaaaaaaaaatcctcctcTGGCTCTTTGAAGCCACATTGAGTTAAAAAGGCTTTTCAAGTTCTTATTTTGAGAGCTTTAAAAATGAGATTGAATGAACAAAGCAGTCGCTGAGAAAGCATATTTAGTGGTAGGCCCCGGAGCCTTTAAATCCATCTTTCATCTCCCTCCTTAGTGTGCCCTGCACTGGCTGAAAGACTGGCACCGGGGCTTGACATTAAGCCTCTGAGTGCATATTTTAACTTAATAACTCGAAGGGAGCAATGTTACTGTTCAGCCTCTTTTTTTCCTGTGGTTTTTGTAATGGTTAAGTCAAAATAACCACAAACTCCCCTcagtaataaatacatttatagatAAACTTCATATTACTCTAAGATATGTAAGGTGTTAGTAGTATTTTGACTCTGACtgtctttcctctctccctgGCAGTCTTTGATAATCCCGGGGAGAAGCCCGACCAGGAAAAAGTCTGGTCCTTTCAGCTCCAGGCGAAGCAGTGCCATTGGTATTGAAAACATTCAAGAAGTCCATGAGAAGAGGTGAGAAAAGACACATTGATGCTGTATTTATTCTTATGTGTACCAATACAAGCCTTGTAATCGCTAACTAAGGTTCATACTTCACTACCTTTCACTTGTTATCTGTGCTTGTACATTTATTGATTATGTCTATGTTGcacccttttttcttttcctgatATTTTGCACCACACGTCTCATGTAACAGTAGAGAGAGCTCCCCAAATACCCAGAAGACCCCCGACAGCGGTCACGTCTCGCAAGACCCCAAATCTGACAACTCGTCCAATCAGAGCTCTCCCGAGGTGCTCACAACCGCCAAGAACAGGTGTGTATAATATGTTACATCACAGGATTCACACCTTGTGTCTGCCGTACCTGTGTTTGTGTAACCGCTGGGCGATCCTCAGCCGTGGCAGCATGTTGAGTGACTGTGTCTTATACATAAGATAAAATCAGGTTGGGCTGTGCTGGAGAGTGATAACCCAGGGTGTAGTTCTTATCTCGGTGGCAGGGCCCCGTCCATCCCCGAGGGTCATGACCTCTCCCGCTCCTCCTCCAACGCTAGCAGCTTCGCCAGTGTGGTGGAGGAGCACGAGACAGAGGCCACGGAGGACTATGACACAGGCATGGTGAGTGCTACGTTCATCCTgtaacaaaacaagacatatcGGTTTGTCTTTAAGTCTTATAATATAACATGTATGTTTTGCTGGATCGCCTCACCTCGGCACTCTTCAGGAGAGTCTGTCGTCTGCCGGGACGCCACACAAGCGAGACTCCCTCACATACAGCACCTGGCTGGAGGACAGCGCCAACAGCGCCAACAAC includes these proteins:
- the rap1gapa gene encoding rap1 GTPase-activating protein 1 isoform X5: MPQRKRSFTFGAYGGVDKTFSKARGLWKQDGSDPRISATLEPQLFQPTVPYTTSPIHKTPDLFEMIEKMQGNRMDEQRCTFPPPLKTEEDYIPYPSVHEVLGRKSPFPLILLPQFGGFWIEGMNHEMSDAAETEPPQPLSPNTRTKLECNPTAILFRKHFLGKEHFNYYSVDSALGHLVFSLKYDVIGDQEHLRLMLRTKLKTHHDVIPISCLTEFPNVVQMAKLVFEEVNVDRFFPVLYPKASRLIVTFDEHVISNNFKFGVVYQKFGQTSEEELFGNSDESPAFVEFLEFLGEKIELHNFKGFRGGLDVTHGQTGTESVYCNYRNKEVMFHVSTKLPFTDGDTQQLQRKRHIGNDIVAILFQEENTPFVPDMIASNFLHAYIVVQVVNPCTDNVLYKVSVTARDDVPFFGPALPNPAVFKKSPEFHEFLFTKLINAEYACYKAEKFAKLEERTRCALLETLYEELHVNSQAMMGIGGDDDKLENGSAGGGGFFESFKRVMRSRSQSMDTMGLALKKQHTFSTSFSSSFNNEPAESPKFPGISLIIPGRSPTRKKSGPFSSRRSSAIGIENIQEVHEKSRESSPNTQKTPDSGHVSQDPKSDNSSNQSSPEVLTTAKNSSYLGGRAPSIPEGHDLSRSSSNASSFASVVEEHETEATEDYDTGMESLSSAGTPHKRDSLTYSTWLEDSANSANNASTPSRGSSPGPGKPERGKGTDVRIKLERPHDHQSSSHSHKSQSLWEVRQVQAFAMTSDEKDEDEDGDKEEKRQVEPAQSAAQ
- the rap1gapa gene encoding rap1 GTPase-activating protein 1 isoform X2, whose protein sequence is MPQRKRSFTFGAYGGVDKTFSKARGLWKQDGSDPRISATLEPQLFQPTVPYTTSPIHKGNRMDEQRCTFPPPLKTEEDYIPYPSVHEVLGRKSPFPLILLPQFGGFWIEGMNHEMSDAAETEPPQPLSPNTRTKLECNPTAILFRKHFLGKEHFNYYSVDSALGHLVFSLKYDVIGDQEHLRLMLRTKLKTHHDVIPISCLTEFPNVVQMAKLVFEEVNVDRFFPVLYPKASRLIVTFDEHVISNNFKFGVVYQKFGQTSEEELFGNSDESPAFVEFLEFLGEKIELHNFKGFRGGLDVTHGQTGTESVYCNYRNKEVMFHVSTKLPFTDGDTQQLQRKRHIGNDIVAILFQEENTPFVPDMIASNFLHAYIVVQVVNPCTDNVLYKVSVTARDDVPFFGPALPNPAVFKKSPEFHEFLFTKLINAEYACYKAEKFAKLEERTRCALLETLYEELHVNSQAMMGIGGDDDKLENGSAGGGGFFESFKRVMRSRSQSMDTMGLALKKQHTFSTSFSSSFNNEPAESPKFPGISLLVPGKSPSKYGRRGSAIGIGTVEESLIIPGRSPTRKKSGPFSSRRSSAIGIENIQEVHEKSRESSPNTQKTPDSGHVSQDPKSDNSSNQSSPEVLTTAKNSSYLGGRAPSIPEGHDLSRSSSNASSFASVVEEHETEATEDYDTGMESLSSAGTPHKRDSLTYSTWLEDSANSANNASTPSRGSSPGPGKPERGKGTDVRIKLERPHDHQSSSHSHKSQSLWEVRQVQAFAMTSDEKDEDEDGDKEEKRQVEPAQSAAQ
- the rap1gapa gene encoding rap1 GTPase-activating protein 1 isoform X9, which produces MRTPDLFEMIEKMQGNRMDEQRCTFPPPLKTEEDYIPYPSVHEVLGRKSPFPLILLPQFGGFWIEGMNHEMSDAAETEPPQPLSPNTRTKLECNPTAILFRKHFLGKEHFNYYSVDSALGHLVFSLKYDVIGDQEHLRLMLRTKLKTHHDVIPISCLTEFPNVVQMAKLVFEEVNVDRFFPVLYPKASRLIVTFDEHVISNNFKFGVVYQKFGQTSEEELFGNSDESPAFVEFLEFLGEKIELHNFKGFRGGLDVTHGQTGTESVYCNYRNKEVMFHVSTKLPFTDGDTQQLQRKRHIGNDIVAILFQEENTPFVPDMIASNFLHAYIVVQVVNPCTDNVLYKVSVTARDDVPFFGPALPNPAVFKKSPEFHEFLFTKLINAEYACYKAEKFAKLEERTRCALLETLYEELHVNSQAMMGIGGDDDKLENGSAGGGGFFESFKRVMRSRSQSMDTMGLALKKQHTFSTSFSSSFNNEPAESPKFPGISLLVPGKSPSKYGRRGSAIGIGTVEESLIIPGRSPTRKKSGPFSSRRSSAIGIENIQEVHEKSRESSPNTQKTPDSGHVSQDPKSDNSSNQSSPEVLTTAKNSSYLGGRAPSIPEGHDLSRSSSNASSFASVVEEHETEATEDYDTGMESLSSAGTPHKRDSLTYSTWLEDSANSANNASTPSRGSSPGPGKPERGKGTDVRIKLERPHDHQSSSHSHKSQSLWEVRQVQAFAMTSDEKDEDEDGDKEEKRQVEPAQSAAQ
- the rap1gapa gene encoding rap1 GTPase-activating protein 1 isoform X6; this encodes MAKNHFNAPMVTKTRWNKPSYTPDLFEMIEKMQGNRMDEQRCTFPPPLKTEEDYIPYPSVHEVLGRKSPFPLILLPQFGGFWIEGMNHEMSDAAETEPPQPLSPNTRTKLECNPTAILFRKHFLGKEHFNYYSVDSALGHLVFSLKYDVIGDQEHLRLMLRTKLKTHHDVIPISCLTEFPNVVQMAKLVFEEVNVDRFFPVLYPKASRLIVTFDEHVISNNFKFGVVYQKFGQTSEEELFGNSDESPAFVEFLEFLGEKIELHNFKGFRGGLDVTHGQTGTESVYCNYRNKEVMFHVSTKLPFTDGDTQQLQRKRHIGNDIVAILFQEENTPFVPDMIASNFLHAYIVVQVVNPCTDNVLYKVSVTARDDVPFFGPALPNPAVFKKSPEFHEFLFTKLINAEYACYKAEKFAKLEERTRCALLETLYEELHVNSQAMMGIGGDDDKLENGSAGGGGFFESFKRVMRSRSQSMDTMGLALKKQHTFSTSFSSSFNNEPAESPKFPGISLLVPGKSPSKYGRRGSAIGIGTVEESLIIPGRSPTRKKSGPFSSRRSSAIGIENIQEVHEKSRESSPNTQKTPDSGHVSQDPKSDNSSNQSSPEVLTTAKNSSYLGGRAPSIPEGHDLSRSSSNASSFASVVEEHETEATEDYDTGMESLSSAGTPHKRDSLTYSTWLEDSANSANNASTPSRGSSPGPGKPERGKGTDVRIKLERPHDHQSSSHSHKSQSLWEVRQVQAFAMTSDEKDEDEDGDKEEKRQVEPAQSAAQ